The following coding sequences are from one Salvia hispanica cultivar TCC Black 2014 chromosome 3, UniMelb_Shisp_WGS_1.0, whole genome shotgun sequence window:
- the LOC125214302 gene encoding myosin-binding protein 7-like codes for MESDDSGQSMSHVQCSDCGRSSCSMTGTALSKPCLRSVKRKYDDVEDEHEFTVPGLVVPQNARVEVENECVALRETVCSQQETIQDLIMELDEERNASSSAANEAMSMILRLQREKAEVQMEARQFKRFAEEKMAHDQEEVLALEDLLYKREEIIQSLTSEIQALKQKLLSFGLTESEIDGYKVVGQNTSMIENLEEQYEFSAYEVYPSLKCNIHESQAYPDGDEESVGVEKYPFGETPRSRYEMKDFEYRLSEFERSPKTIEPDREYFGTRNMLEKVIVGPSPRRPKHLRKSSTDSSNSQFGMVKEMSQDFATDSPKFGSSFKKTTFGQVDSASEAGSDINDRVYTIDSIHQGSGVMERKASIGSAYDDYTKSPRDSLDHSDVTDLEMQKLYARLQALEADRESMRQALISVGTDKAQLVLLKEIAENLCKEMAPAKAMPIQKKPATKSFSFISLFKWVISFLFWRRKARRSRYMFGKSAKNEGLLMLLDKGPRIGQRRFVSTVNLRN; via the exons ATGGAGTCAGATGATTCAGGCCAATCGATGAGCCATGTCCAATGTTCTGACTGTGGGCGCAGCAGCTGTTCGATGACGGGCACGGCTTTATCCAAGCCGTGTCTCCGCTCTGTCAAGCGTAAGTATGATGATGTCGAGGATGAACACGAATTCACTGTGCCGGGGCTTGTTGTGCCGCAAAATGCCCGTGTGGAGGTAGAAAATGAATGCGTGGCACTGCGTGAAACAGTCTGCAGTCAGCAGGAGACTATCCAGGACCTCATTATGGAATTGGATGAGGAGAGAAATGCATCCTCTTCAGCTGCAAATGAGGCCATGTCTATGATTCTGAGGCTGCAGAGAGAGAAGGCAGAGGTTCAAATGGAGGCAAGGCAGTTTAAGAGGTTCGCGGAGGAGAAAATGGCGCATGATCAGGAGGAGGTATTGGCATTGGAGGATTTGTTGTATAAGAGGGAAGAGATCATTCAGTCACTTACCAGTGAGATTCAGGCCTTAAAACAAAAGTTGTTGAGTTTTGGGCTCACAGAGTCCGAAATCGATGGATATAAGGTTGTGGGCCAAAACACAAGCATGATAGAGAACCTGGAGGAACAATATGAGTTCTCTGCGTACGAGGTGTACCCATCTCTCAAGTGCAATATACATGAATCCCAGGCTTATCCAGATGGCGATGAGGAAAGTGTGGGCGTTGAGAAATATCCGTTTGGGGAAACACCACGCTCTCGGTATGAGATGAAGGATTTTGAGTACAGGCTCAGTGAATTTGAGCGAAGTCCTAAAACCATTGAGCCTGATAGGGAATACTTTGGCACAAGGAACATGCTTGAAAAGGTAATTGTTGGTCCATCTCCAAGACGACCTAAGCATCTTAGGAAGTCATCTACTGATAGCTCAAATTCACAATTTGGGATGGTTAAAGAAATGAGTCAAGATTTTGCCACAGATTCCCCAAAATTTGGTAGCAGTTTCAAGAAGACAACATTCGGGCAAGTGGATAGTGCATCTGAAGCTGGAAGTGACATAAATGACAGAGTTTACACAATAGATTCCATTCATCAAGGATCTGGTGTCATGGAACGTAAGGCTTCAATTGGATCCGCATATGACGACTATACAAAAAGTCCCCGGGACTCACTAGACCATTCTGATGTTACGGACCTAGAGATGCAGAAGCTGTATGCAAGGCTTCAGGCGCTTGAAGCTGATAGAGAATCAATGAGGCAAGCTCTTATCTCTGTTGGAACTGATAAAGCACAACTGGTTTTGTTGAAAGAGATAGCTGAGAACTTGTGCAAAGAAATGGCACCAGCTAAAGCAATGCCTATCCAGAAGAAACCAGCAACGAAGAGTTTTAGCTTCATTTCTTTATTCAAG TGGGTcatatcttttcttttctggAGAAGGAAAGCACGCAGAAGCAG GTACATGTTCGGGAAATCTGCCAAGAATGAAGGTTTGCTAATGCTTTTAGACAAAGGACCTCGTATCGGACAGCGCAGGTTTGTGTCGACAGTAAACCTGCGAAACTGA